From Rhodococcus antarcticus, the proteins below share one genomic window:
- a CDS encoding DUF6802 family protein translates to MHDSVDPADTAPDAAPGELTIEVDGHEAAYTATTDLDGDGHDDSVYVSAHDGPDGVTDGGYAYTDTDGDGSADTLSEFDARGEVVAQAVLDPDGGDWHEVAAGSVDVTGAAAGGDVPVAGTITVDAPQGPEVAGVASYDTDGDGVVDTAVASTVDGTTLLVTDVDGDGAADLVTEVSADGTYSSFEHTGEGEWTEVDSGSLADGGTGPGPVTTDPGTGEWTSA, encoded by the coding sequence GTGCACGACTCCGTGGACCCCGCCGACACCGCGCCCGACGCCGCGCCCGGTGAGCTGACCATCGAGGTCGACGGCCACGAGGCCGCCTACACCGCGACCACCGACCTCGACGGCGACGGCCACGACGACTCGGTCTACGTCTCCGCGCACGACGGTCCCGACGGGGTGACCGACGGCGGCTACGCGTACACCGACACCGACGGCGACGGCAGCGCCGACACCCTCTCCGAGTTCGACGCCCGGGGCGAGGTGGTGGCCCAGGCCGTCCTCGACCCCGACGGGGGCGACTGGCACGAGGTGGCCGCCGGCAGCGTCGACGTCACCGGAGCGGCTGCGGGCGGGGACGTGCCGGTGGCCGGGACGATCACCGTCGACGCCCCGCAGGGACCCGAGGTGGCGGGGGTGGCCAGCTACGACACCGACGGGGACGGCGTGGTCGACACCGCCGTCGCGTCCACCGTGGACGGCACGACCCTGCTCGTCACCGACGTCGACGGGGACGGGGCCGCCGACCTCGTCACCGAGGTGTCCGCCGACGGCACCTACTCCTCCTTCGAGCACACCGGGGAGGGCGAGTGGACCGAGGTCGACAGCGGCTCGCTCGCCGACGGCGGCACCGGTCCGGGGCCCGTCACCACCGACCCCGGCACCGGGGAGTGGACGAGCGCCTGA